The Streptococcus sp. S5 genome contains a region encoding:
- a CDS encoding tRNA (cytidine(34)-2'-O)-methyltransferase, producing MNIEELDYQESAAQNHIVLFQPQIPQNTGNIARTCAATNSPLHIIRPMAFPIDDRKMKRAGLDYWDKLDVRFYDSLEEFMEAASDGQVHLVSKFANQTYSDVSYQDGKSHYFLFGREDKGLPEEFMRQHEEKAIRIPMNDEHVRSLNVSNTVCMIVYEALRQQGFKGLELSHRYEHDKLK from the coding sequence ATGAATATTGAAGAACTGGACTACCAAGAGTCAGCTGCTCAAAACCACATCGTCTTGTTCCAACCTCAGATTCCACAAAATACGGGAAATATTGCACGGACTTGTGCGGCGACCAATTCCCCCTTGCATATCATACGACCCATGGCTTTTCCGATCGATGATCGCAAAATGAAGCGAGCAGGACTCGATTATTGGGACAAGCTGGATGTCCGTTTTTATGATAGCCTAGAAGAGTTTATGGAAGCAGCGAGCGACGGTCAGGTACACCTAGTGTCCAAGTTTGCAAATCAGACCTATTCGGACGTTTCTTATCAGGATGGGAAGTCCCATTATTTCTTGTTTGGACGCGAAGATAAAGGATTGCCGGAAGAATTTATGCGCCAGCACGAAGAGAAGGCCATTCGCATTCCGATGAATGACGAGCATGTCCGTAGTTTAAATGTCTCCAATACCGTCTGCATGATTGTCTATGAGGCTCTCCGTCAGCAAGGTTTTAAGGGGCTGGAGTTGAGCCATCGTTATGAGCATGACAAGCTCAAATAA
- a CDS encoding ECF transporter S component: MTNTRKLTLVAVLSALSFILMFYQFSFLIDFFKIDLSIIAILLALVLLDFKSAVWVTLIRSVLKLALNNKGLETLIGLPINIIGVLVFVLAFAWIWNKERTHGRFVLATIVGTISLSITMVLVNYVYAIPLYARFMNYDISKTLGLVHYLAAMVAPFNLIEGVIWAIAFGLIYTLLQPILKKYEK, from the coding sequence ATGACAAATACACGTAAACTGACCCTAGTGGCTGTTTTATCCGCTTTATCTTTTATTTTGATGTTCTATCAATTTTCTTTTTTGATAGATTTCTTCAAAATTGATTTGAGTATTATCGCCATTTTGTTGGCCTTGGTCCTGTTGGATTTTAAAAGTGCCGTTTGGGTGACCTTGATCCGATCTGTCCTTAAATTAGCCCTCAATAATAAGGGGCTTGAAACCTTGATCGGATTACCAATCAATATCATTGGAGTTCTTGTTTTTGTTCTTGCTTTTGCATGGATTTGGAACAAGGAACGGACCCATGGTCGATTTGTCCTGGCAACGATTGTTGGAACGATCAGCTTGAGTATCACGATGGTATTGGTAAACTATGTCTATGCAATCCCTTTATATGCTCGTTTTATGAACTATGATATTTCGAAAACACTAGGGCTTGTCCACTATTTAGCCGCAATGGTTGCACCGTTTAACCTGATCGAAGGGGTGATTTGGGCCATCGCATTTGGGTTGATCTATACCTTATTGCAACCGATTTTGAAAAAATATGAAAAATAA
- a CDS encoding phosphatase PAP2 family protein gives MKNKQQHWAKASFALLIFVILGYVIRFYPQQLTGFDSTIQSAIRGDLPATLTVFFTKVTHVMDTKIIVIWVGLLLAVFAYKKWYSETLFLGSNLVLTGLLVLLLKNIYQRPRPSILHLVEEKGFSFPSGHSLASTLVLGSLIIIISQHVKHKTARYCLQGLLVLGIVTIVVSRVYVGVHYPSDVLGSMILGLAVLQFEYPLYDRLRFQWRFTGKQK, from the coding sequence ATGAAAAATAAACAACAACATTGGGCGAAGGCAAGCTTCGCCCTTCTCATTTTTGTCATTCTTGGGTATGTGATTCGCTTTTACCCGCAACAATTAACAGGCTTTGATAGCACCATTCAATCTGCTATTCGAGGCGATCTGCCTGCAACACTGACGGTCTTCTTTACCAAGGTGACCCATGTCATGGATACCAAGATCATTGTCATCTGGGTGGGTCTTCTGCTAGCGGTCTTTGCCTATAAGAAATGGTACAGTGAGACCCTCTTCCTTGGAAGCAATCTGGTATTGACTGGTCTTTTGGTTCTTCTTCTAAAGAATATCTACCAGAGACCGAGACCAAGTATTCTTCATCTAGTAGAGGAAAAAGGCTTTTCTTTCCCGAGTGGTCATTCACTGGCGTCTACCCTTGTTTTGGGAAGTTTGATCATCATCATCAGCCAACATGTAAAACATAAAACAGCCCGCTATTGCCTTCAAGGCTTGCTGGTTCTGGGAATCGTGACCATTGTGGTTTCCCGCGTTTATGTCGGGGTCCACTACCCATCAGACGTTCTCGGCAGTATGATTTTGGGTCTTGCTGTCTTACAGTTTGAGTATCCCTTGTATGATCGCTTGCGATTTCAATGGCGCTTTACTGGCAAGCAAAAATAA
- a CDS encoding TIGR01212 family radical SAM protein (This family includes YhcC from E. coli K-12, an uncharacterized radical SAM protein.) encodes MKGMKSYNTLNDYYRTLFGEKTFKVPIDAGFDCPNRDGTVAHGGCTFCTVSGSGDAIVAPEAPIREQFYKEIDFMHRKWPDVKKYLVYFQNFTNTHDKVEVIRERYEQAINEPGVVGINIGTRPDCLPDETLAYLAELTERMHVTIELGLQTTYEATSELINRAHSYDLYVETVKRIRQQVPKAEIVSHLINGLPGETHEMMVENVRRCVTDNEIDGIKLHLLHLMTNTRMQRDYHEGRLQLMSQEEYVKVICDQLEIIPKHIVIHRITGDAPRDMLIGPMWSLNKWEVLNAIETEMRRRGSTQGCKLEEKETADASTT; translated from the coding sequence ATGAAGGGTATGAAATCCTACAATACCTTGAATGATTATTATCGAACCTTATTTGGAGAAAAGACCTTTAAAGTCCCAATTGATGCAGGCTTTGATTGTCCTAATCGAGACGGAACAGTCGCCCACGGTGGCTGTACTTTTTGTACGGTCTCGGGTTCAGGAGATGCCATTGTGGCTCCAGAAGCTCCAATCCGAGAACAGTTTTACAAAGAGATTGATTTTATGCATCGGAAATGGCCAGATGTGAAGAAGTATCTGGTCTATTTTCAAAACTTCACCAATACCCACGATAAAGTGGAAGTCATTCGAGAGCGGTATGAACAGGCCATCAATGAACCAGGAGTGGTAGGAATCAACATTGGTACGCGTCCGGATTGTTTACCAGATGAGACCTTGGCCTACCTAGCAGAGCTGACAGAGCGCATGCATGTGACGATTGAGTTGGGCCTTCAGACGACTTATGAAGCGACTTCTGAATTGATCAATCGGGCCCATAGTTATGACCTCTATGTTGAAACAGTCAAGCGGATTCGCCAACAGGTGCCCAAGGCAGAGATCGTCTCCCATTTGATCAATGGCCTTCCTGGGGAGACCCATGAGATGATGGTGGAAAATGTTCGCCGTTGTGTGACCGATAATGAAATTGATGGCATCAAGTTGCACCTCTTGCATTTGATGACCAATACACGGATGCAACGGGACTATCATGAAGGACGACTTCAACTTATGAGCCAGGAGGAGTATGTCAAGGTCATCTGTGACCAGTTGGAGATCATCCCCAAACACATTGTCATCCACCGGATTACAGGGGACGCGCCACGGGATATGTTGATTGGCCCTATGTGGAGCCTCAACAAATGGGAAGTCCTAAACGCCATTGAAACTGAAATGCGTCGCCGTGGAAGTACCCAAGGATGTAAGCTAGAAGAAAAGGAGACTGCCGATGCTTCGACCACTTGA
- a CDS encoding tRNA (mnm(5)s(2)U34)-methyltransferase, translated as MLRPLEMAHQFLAEVITKEDVVVDATMGNGHDTAFLAQLAGQVYAFDIQEQALVNTQERLEKLGLQHVRLILDGHQHVDQYVETLKAAIFNLGYLPSADKSVITLPATTIEAMEKICARLEKGGRMAIMIYYGHEGGDIERDAVLDFVSQLPQKDYTATIYRTLNQVNQPPFLVMIEKLESYRHG; from the coding sequence ATGCTTCGACCACTTGAAATGGCCCATCAGTTTTTAGCAGAAGTCATCACCAAAGAAGATGTGGTGGTGGATGCGACCATGGGAAATGGACATGATACGGCCTTTTTAGCCCAACTAGCAGGCCAGGTCTATGCCTTTGATATTCAAGAGCAGGCCCTTGTAAATACCCAAGAAAGATTGGAAAAGTTGGGACTTCAACATGTCCGGTTGATTTTGGATGGCCACCAGCATGTGGACCAATATGTGGAGACCCTCAAAGCAGCTATTTTTAATCTGGGTTATCTACCATCTGCAGATAAATCGGTCATTACTCTTCCAGCTACCACGATTGAAGCGATGGAAAAAATCTGTGCTCGCCTAGAAAAAGGTGGGCGAATGGCTATTATGATCTATTATGGTCATGAGGGAGGAGACATCGAGCGTGATGCAGTGCTGGATTTTGTCAGTCAGCTTCCTCAAAAAGACTATACAGCGACCATCTACCGGACACTGAATCAAGTGAATCAGCCACCGTTTTTGGTCATGATCGAAAAATTAGAAAGCTACCGTCATGGATAA
- a CDS encoding cation:proton antiporter produces the protein MELLLYAVIFSMILIVSNATNKLVPSLPLPLIQILLGIGWALFVPEENFHLDTELFLALVIGPLLFREAEEADITSVLKHWRVILYLIFPVIFISTISLGWAAHSLWLSLPLAACMAVGAALGPTDLVAFASLSERFSFPKRVSNILKGEGLLNDASGLVAFRVALAALATGSFSLGEAGISLGISIIGGFAVGILTAFVNRWLQTLLLSVRASDIASELLLELSLPLLTFFLAEELHVSGIIAVVVSGILKASRFKHITLLEARVDTVSHTVWNTVNFILNGSVFVILGMELEMISKPILSSPIYNNLLLVLSVFLLTALLFLIRFVMVYLFYWYRTVRLKKSLRNYLKDALLLTFSGVKGTVSIATILLIPTKIEKEYPILLFLVAGVTLVSFIAGLVVLPKLSEDKEETNDYLMQIAILNDVVMELEADLKNSKHKGPLYAAIDNYHGRIENLILVQENRLIQKDWEQLKLLILSIESDGLEQAYEEGKIRERGYRVYQRYLRNMEQRVNRNLSSRLTYYLLVSFRLLRLLVHEILTFGSGLRNWWTREDSKLEAIDYDQIAALYLANTEIIIESLEDLKGVYRSSLISFLQESRLRETAIITSGAFVERVINRVKPNNIDEMLRGYYLERKIIFEYEAQHLITAKQARRMRQNVNELESYSLRESANTLPYDLIEYARNR, from the coding sequence ATGGAACTACTCCTTTATGCAGTGATCTTTTCGATGATTTTGATCGTCTCAAATGCCACGAATAAACTTGTGCCGAGTCTTCCTCTACCCTTGATTCAAATTTTACTAGGGATTGGCTGGGCTCTCTTTGTGCCAGAAGAAAATTTTCATCTGGATACCGAGCTCTTTCTGGCCTTGGTCATTGGCCCTCTCTTATTTCGAGAAGCAGAAGAAGCAGATATTACTTCTGTTTTAAAGCACTGGCGGGTCATCCTCTATTTGATTTTTCCAGTGATTTTTATCTCAACCATTAGTTTGGGCTGGGCAGCTCACTCTTTGTGGCTGAGCCTTCCATTAGCAGCCTGTATGGCCGTGGGGGCAGCCCTTGGGCCTACAGACTTAGTAGCCTTTGCTTCCCTGTCTGAGCGCTTTAGCTTTCCAAAGCGGGTTTCGAATATCTTAAAAGGCGAAGGATTACTAAATGATGCCTCTGGTCTAGTCGCCTTTCGAGTGGCCTTGGCAGCTCTTGCGACCGGGAGTTTCTCTCTTGGAGAGGCAGGGATTTCCTTAGGAATCTCCATTATTGGAGGATTTGCGGTGGGGATCTTGACGGCCTTTGTGAACCGGTGGCTGCAAACCTTGCTCTTGAGTGTTCGCGCCAGTGATATTGCTAGTGAATTGTTATTAGAACTGAGTCTCCCTTTGTTGACCTTCTTCTTAGCAGAAGAACTCCATGTCTCTGGTATCATTGCAGTAGTTGTGTCAGGAATCCTAAAAGCCAGTCGCTTTAAGCACATTACCCTCCTTGAAGCGCGGGTAGATACTGTGAGTCATACTGTCTGGAATACGGTCAACTTTATCTTAAATGGGTCGGTCTTTGTCATCTTAGGAATGGAATTGGAAATGATTTCCAAGCCCATCTTAAGTAGTCCCATTTACAATAATCTGCTTTTAGTTCTTTCTGTCTTTTTGTTGACAGCCTTGCTCTTTTTGATTCGTTTTGTCATGGTTTACCTCTTTTATTGGTACCGAACTGTTCGATTAAAAAAATCGTTGAGAAATTATCTAAAAGATGCCTTATTGCTGACCTTTTCGGGTGTGAAGGGAACGGTTTCGATTGCGACGATTCTTTTGATTCCAACCAAGATCGAAAAAGAATACCCTATCCTACTCTTTTTAGTGGCAGGAGTTACCCTTGTCAGCTTTATTGCTGGCTTAGTGGTACTTCCAAAATTATCAGAAGACAAGGAAGAAACCAATGACTACCTGATGCAGATCGCGATTTTAAATGATGTCGTCATGGAATTAGAAGCAGACCTAAAGAATAGCAAGCACAAGGGACCCTTGTATGCGGCGATTGATAACTACCATGGTCGCATAGAAAACTTGATTCTGGTCCAAGAAAACAGGCTCATTCAAAAGGACTGGGAACAGTTGAAGCTCCTGATTTTGAGTATTGAAAGTGACGGCTTGGAACAAGCCTATGAAGAAGGGAAGATTCGAGAGCGGGGCTACCGCGTCTACCAACGTTATCTTCGCAATATGGAGCAACGTGTCAATCGCAATCTTTCGTCTCGCTTAACCTATTACCTCTTGGTGTCTTTCCGCCTTTTGCGTTTATTAGTCCATGAGATCTTAACTTTTGGGTCTGGCTTGCGAAACTGGTGGACCCGAGAAGACAGCAAGTTAGAGGCCATTGATTATGACCAGATTGCGGCCCTTTATCTGGCCAATACGGAAATCATCATCGAAAGTTTGGAAGACCTCAAGGGGGTTTATCGGAGCAGTTTGATTTCTTTCCTACAAGAATCTCGTCTGAGAGAGACAGCTATTATTACCAGTGGGGCCTTTGTGGAGCGGGTTATTAATCGCGTGAAACCAAATAATATCGATGAAATGTTGAGAGGCTATTATTTGGAGCGTAAGATTATTTTTGAATATGAAGCGCAACACCTGATTACTGCCAAGCAAGCGCGACGTATGCGACAAAATGTCAATGAATTAGAAAGCTACTCCCTAAGAGAAAGTGCCAATACGCTTCCATACGATTTGATCGAGTATGCACGGAATCGTTGA
- a CDS encoding ABC transporter ATP-binding protein: MNNLIELQDVNLIRNGKALLKEINWQVKENECWAILGLNGAGKSTLLKLLMSEYWASSGQVTVLGTRFGEGGIPELRKRIGIVSSFISERLPEHLLTEQIVLTGQYKSSILYAAYGEEELNWARDMLTSIGASSLIGRKYRELSQGEKQTVLIARSLMDQPDLIIFDEASSGLDLFAREKLLRQIHHIKQLDHAPTMIYVTHHAEEITTDMTHVLLLKHGQVVEQGPKEKILTPHVLSQFYEAPVSLIDLGDERLFVKPEIAH; this comes from the coding sequence ATGAATAATTTGATTGAACTACAAGACGTCAATTTGATCCGCAATGGAAAAGCCCTTTTAAAAGAGATTAATTGGCAAGTGAAAGAAAATGAATGTTGGGCCATTTTAGGCCTCAATGGGGCAGGAAAATCGACCCTCCTCAAACTTCTCATGTCTGAATACTGGGCTAGTTCTGGCCAGGTAACGGTCCTTGGAACCCGCTTTGGAGAAGGGGGTATTCCTGAGTTACGTAAGCGTATTGGGATCGTTAGCTCCTTTATTTCAGAAAGACTGCCAGAACATCTTTTGACAGAACAAATTGTCCTAACTGGTCAATACAAGAGTAGTATCTTATATGCTGCTTACGGGGAGGAAGAACTAAACTGGGCACGGGATATGCTAACTTCAATTGGAGCTAGCTCTTTGATCGGTCGCAAATACCGGGAGCTCTCCCAGGGAGAAAAGCAGACGGTCCTCATTGCACGAAGCCTCATGGACCAGCCAGATCTGATCATTTTTGACGAAGCTTCTAGTGGATTGGATCTCTTTGCCAGAGAAAAGCTCCTCCGTCAGATCCATCATATCAAACAACTGGATCACGCACCTACCATGATCTACGTCACCCACCATGCCGAGGAAATTACAACAGACATGACCCATGTCCTCTTACTCAAACATGGCCAAGTGGTCGAGCAAGGACCAAAGGAAAAGATCCTAACTCCCCATGTCCTAAGCCAATTTTATGAAGCACCAGTATCCCTTATTGATCTTGGTGACGAGCGACTCTTTGTCAAACCAGAAATCGCACACTGA